In Spodoptera frugiperda isolate SF20-4 chromosome 3, AGI-APGP_CSIRO_Sfru_2.0, whole genome shotgun sequence, the genomic window CTTCAGTATTTGTATTTCAagaaattattaacttattagaAAGGAATAACTTCAATAAACCACGTACTCccaatattttgaaatgtcaataatgCTGAAATGTCATCTTGCTTTGCATTGATTAAAACCATAGACAATTTGCTTTTTAGTGAAGTATTGATTTTTTGTTGTACGGCACTATGGTATTTGAGTTCATCCAAGTTCACTATGGGATAATGTGGAGGTACCGACTACCGAGCGAGGTACCATTGGTAACATAGCATAAAATCACACCTgctggtaaatattttttttcattatatcaTCACGCCTGTTCCTTACTGTAGATCAAGAAAGtgaacagaaaataaaaaatggttgtGGCCATATTGTGGCATATTTACCTCCCTTTTTGCTGCATCTACATCCATTTATATCTTCATGCATGATTCTAAGGGTCATTTGTCCTGTTGCCTGACACCTTGCCTCGAGGAATATCTGGAGTTTATCATATGGTATCATAACAGCCTACAtgtttaatgtacctacttgcGCATTTATCTGCACAACTTATCGGTTAGTTTGTCAATaagcttaaaaatattatttggtaaGTAGGTAGTCTTCAAAAAGTAGTATATTAATGCTGAATTCCTGATACCTAAAGGTTTTATCTGATAGTTGTctaaaagtaggtaagtaaataattatcaaaGATGATGCTTTTTATTTGCCTACGGTAAGAATAGctgtgtaggtacctaattacctatGTAGTAAGTATGTACCAACCTATCTTGGTATTATCACTATcattattatctatctatcgGCGGCAGCGTATCCACTAGCACGTTGTCTAATAaggtattttgtattattttttacttttcctGACACTAACATTTTTCTCGTGTCGTGATTtcgtttaaaaacatacctacAAGTTCATTGTTACATACATGCACCATAGGGAGTCAAACCCGGAGTCGAACCTGCGACGCATAGCAAAATACGAAGGACGAGCAGCAACAACTGCATTATAACTGAGATCCCTTTCTAAAAACGTACtatcagtaaaattaaatagaaagaaataaaattaaatagagagtcatgcttcctgatgagtgatacaacggcctcacagaaaaccgacgtgaaataacgcttgcgttgtgtttcgtagtgtgagtgaagttaatggcccaattaccctcttcccCATCTCCCTAATccccgattgcccaacaacccttaaattcctaatcctcaaaaggccagcaatgcacttgtaacgcctctggtgtttcgagtgtccatgggcggcagtgattacttaccatcaggtgatctgtctgctcgtttacctgcttatATATACCATTAaaaccttattattattaattctataCAACATAGAGGCCTTTCTTCACTAATAAACCATCAACTTAGATAGGTAAATACTGGTGAATGATATCTAATGTTTGTAACTCTTGAAGAATAAACAtagaagataaaattaatttgaatttaatttgataaGCACTAGGTTTTATCTTGTTTGCGTGTGGTTGGATTAAAATTCTTCACTAACACAATCTAATGTCGCTGTCGTATTTGGgagcacggcagtgcccccgccaagtacTCGTATATGAGACCGTTGAACACTCTTTATAGTTAAGTGGGTACAAGTCAACAGCCAAGTCGCTCaacatgaaatataataataaagaaatcgcAGTAAGGAACCTTAGACTGGGCACAACTTTGTCTagatttcattactttttagaGAAAAGGAAGCAGCTGCGTCgagacttttttttgaggggggaaaatcatccaatgacttctctccgtttgggcgaggcgagagggagtgtcagactctaactgactaaaaaccaccctgtcccTTTttctgctttaagccggagcctcggtaaccttttacgttgtccgcaactccggatctcCATCGAGACTTAGCTAGTttattacagaatgtttttggtGAGATTATTTAATTCCGAATGAAAGTCGGCATgataatgcaataaaaaatattctaaaattgtCACACCTTCTTTACGTAATACccaatttgttttgaatttataatgtaatataagtacctaagtacttaaaTTCATACTATCTACATCAATTAATTCATCTATCGAAATAATCTACGTAATCCACATACTTAGCATGACaatacaaattgtataaaaacaatGGATCGTGATAGTGATGGTTACCCCTACGTTATTTAGGTATTACATAAAGGTGTGATAATCACACTGCACTTAACAATAGCTGTAACGTGTTAACAGTGGTATCAATAGTAGTAAAACATTGTTATTGCAATGTGTTTATCACACTTTAGTGCCTTGCAGATTATAATACCTACCAAAACTTATTTCTTCAATAACTCAAGACACAGCTGATGGATCAGGGCAAAACTAATTGTAAACAGCTTGTAACTAAGCCAAATTTTAATGAGCTTAGtcattttttgtatgtcaacaGTCCAAGGACCTATGGAACCAGTTATTAGGCACAGCAGGAGAAGTTATAGCTGGTAAGAGTCTGGCAGTACTCATACTTCCTTATTCGTGGGGTGGTGTGAGTCTCCAGTagtctccatgaggatttcccctCCTGCTCTATAAGAAAGGGCGTGTGGCCAGGCAGGGACCAATAATTTTAACAActgaattataataaatatcactatttattttacacttagAAATTAGACTTAACAAACAtcgtaaatataatatctattggTTTCCTGAATTCAGTAGGTAAAGCATTCATATAAAATTTCTATGGCATCATAAGTTTTTCGAAAGTCGCATAGACGCTGTCGATGATTGGGGTTATATCCTTCGCCGGTTTGTTGTTGTCAGCCAACCAGATGGAACCTGGAGCTCCATTTTCGAACATGTAAAGCGAAGCTGCAACTGCTGATTCGGGCCTAAAAGCACATAAagaaaattaggtaggtactcacTCTCTTCTCTTCCTCAGTAAAGGTGCAACGGAATATCAAACAGTCAcaaaatgttgactttgactttccaCTTTAGCACAGACCTACCGGTATAGGTTTGTTTTTTGAgacaattacttctcccgccttagacgAGAGGGACTATCAGACtcttctgactaaaaaccaccccattcctactcctgcttttcgagtcggaccCCCAATAACCCACAAGGCTATTGGATTGCGGGTTATTGGAGCTACGGCGACAGCTTCGGTTTGGGTATAAGTTAGAAGTGTGTTTTTGGGGATGTAGGTTTGTCTAAGCTCCCACCTAACAAGCCACCAGAAATCTGaataggtacttaaactatATTAGACGACCAGCCAATCTCGAagtaatttagtaattttaagGTGGTGATGATAACCTGCCACTACATACAccgaaaaataataacttacttCTGAAATATGACTCCGTCAGTTACTACAGAATCGGCCAAAGCCTTTCCAACTTTTGGGTCGTATCCTCTCACTTCCAGGTTTTGGAGTAAAGGTGTATCAGTAGCTCCAAGACATTTAGTCAGAACTCTAATGCCTGTGACGTCGTAGAAAGGTGCCACctgaaagtataaaaaaataatattgataaattataatataccaTCAAGTAGCAGAGCTAAGAATCGTTCTACTTTCACAAGTTACGAggtctatttaaaaatgtaataataagaaTATCTCAGTATAAAAAAGACCTTAACCGACGACCATgcgtgaaaagactgatgactgttggcGTTCCATTCTCtcctgcctatccccatgggagataggcgtaaggttatgcatatatgtatgtaaaaaagaaaatgaaaatccTAAACAAGCgctctattttaataattttaacgaTGCAAATTCCCTTGTGCAATTTTTTGTTGACTCACAGTTAAACATTGTCCGAAGTGTAAAACAGCCATTTTACTGCCACTATAGATAGGCAATGCAGGAGTTTTTACTAGAGTAACTGTTGAAGCTATGTTGATGATGGTTCCACCAGCTCCACCCTCGTCCTTCCTCATGTGACTGATGCCTTTTAACGTGAAGGAGACCAATCCTTGCtgtaaagtaaaaacaaaatagaattcTAACATAATGAATCGATTTTAGTAGACgtattttatacacaaatattaatatttggatTCTAAAGAAGGACAGGAGCAAtggatataaaagtaaatataatcgTTTGATTCTTAATTTAAAGCCTGAACGATGGTGCTAGCTAGAAAATAGACGCCattaatttttatgaatggCGTATGGTACCAACGCTAGTCGTATTTTCTGGTCGTGTTGGTGTCATTGTTCAGTGGGCTTAGTACcagtttttttaagtttaacaagatcgaaacgagagcacattagacgctctgattggttggtttattcaaaccGGCCATTCAGAgcactgaacgcgctctcgtttcgattattttatacataaggCAAACTTGTACTAACGGTTAAGTAAGATAAATAAGAGGCTGTACCCAATTAACGTCGGAAGCAGTTCTCCACACGTTAGGAGCATCCACCATGATGCCAGCATTGTTGACGATGACGTCAATCTGCTTGAACTGAGCGAGCACGGCGTCCCACGCGCTCACGATGTCCTCCTCCTTGCTCACGTCACATTTCACGAATATCACTTTATTGtcaaaagttttgtttaaacGTTCGGCTGTCGCTTTGCCAGTTTCCACAGCTATATCCAAAAGCGCTACACTCtgaaaagaataaatatttatttaaaaacaaataaagtggGAATCAATGAAAACTTGATTTGGTttgatgaagaaaatatttgagaGAAACAACCAATGTTGTCTatcaatttttaaactgacatggacactattaatatcattatcatgtttatcatgtttattagtCTTAACTTAatagttcatccgtgatcatggcgcttgcaacagtgccgaaatatcggaaactcatcgacataaataaacatggtaaatatcccgttttaagttctaacaATAATGTTGTCTACCAACTAATACTTGTCTAACGCTAATTTACAAATGGATTAAGTATTTACCTTTGCCCCATTCTTTAAATAGGCCTCAGCGTACAAAGCCCCCATGCCAGAGGCTCCTCCGGTTATTAAAAACGTCTTTCCCTGGATCTCCCACTTTGCCATTTTAAAGAACAGTTTATTCACTTTCTGATGTTTATAACATCAGTTTTGACTTATATACTAAAACGTTATCTTAACGAATTAATATCAAGTGTTTATATCATTATCTGTTTATTCTACCTAGATAAtgtaaagaagaaagaaagtaTGTCATACCACACCTACAGTACAGGTCATTAGATAAGGGCTAACTGAGATATTCAAGAAATACGACCCGGGTCTTTTCagggtcagagtaaataggtactttctaagtttgtgtgctccatcctcggccacattTTCGCTTCACCGTCCAGGCAGTAtacgggttggtggccaaatgcAGACttataaacgttaaaaaaaatctggGTATATAGTTCTACTCGCTTCTTATACCGCCAAATACGGTTTGCCCATGCATAAATCTTCTGTTTCAGGAGGTCAACGCACTCCGTAATATAGCGAACGTAATCTGATCACTATGAGATAGTCTTAGGTAGGTAACTAGATATATAATTGATATCAATTGGTCgtcaattcaaataaaaaagtgtttccTCATCGTGACCGATGTAATTTTTATCGAAAAGTCcaaaatcaattttttttttactaaaagagCATGACtgctactttttttatttcaatcaccgtagtggctctttgaggcgctcGCGTTTCGATTAGGCGTCG contains:
- the LOC118273853 gene encoding 15-hydroxyprostaglandin dehydrogenase [NAD(+)]-like — encoded protein: MAKWEIQGKTFLITGGASGMGALYAEAYLKNGAKSVALLDIAVETGKATAERLNKTFDNKVIFVKCDVSKEEDIVSAWDAVLAQFKQIDVIVNNAGIMVDAPNVWRTASDVNWQGLVSFTLKGISHMRKDEGGAGGTIINIASTVTLVKTPALPIYSGSKMAVLHFGQCLTVAPFYDVTGIRVLTKCLGATDTPLLQNLEVRGYDPKVGKALADSVVTDGVIFQKPESAVAASLYMFENGAPGSIWLADNNKPAKDITPIIDSVYATFEKLMMP